The following are encoded together in the Streptomyces sp. NBC_01465 genome:
- a CDS encoding aldo/keto reductase has translation MTSTLPTRRLGALTVSAQGLGCMGMSHAYGAADDDQSIATIHRALDLGVTLLDTSDFYGQGHNEELIGRALTGARREQAVVATKFGFANRLGEPTAIRGDAAYVRKACDASLRRLGTDHIDLYYQHRVDPDVPIEETVGAMSELVQAGKVRHLGLSEAGAATIRRAHAVHPIAALQSEWSLWTRELEAEIAPVCRELGVGLVPFSPLGRGFLTGRYTSADSFSASDMRRSQPRFADGNLEQNLAIVDHLNALAAEKGVTAGQLALAWVQHRGADVVPIPGTRRQKYLEENLAAVTVELSQEELAAIDAAAPAGKVAGTRYDENSLRFVNG, from the coding sequence ATGACTTCCACCCTCCCCACCCGCAGGCTCGGCGCGCTGACCGTCTCCGCACAGGGCCTCGGCTGCATGGGCATGAGCCACGCGTACGGCGCGGCGGACGACGACCAGTCGATCGCCACCATCCATCGCGCCCTCGACCTGGGCGTCACCCTGCTGGACACCTCCGACTTCTACGGGCAGGGCCACAACGAGGAGCTGATCGGCCGCGCCCTCACCGGCGCCCGCCGCGAACAGGCCGTCGTGGCAACGAAGTTCGGCTTCGCCAACCGGCTGGGCGAGCCGACCGCGATCCGCGGCGACGCCGCCTACGTACGGAAGGCCTGCGACGCCTCGCTGCGCCGCCTCGGCACCGACCACATCGACCTCTACTACCAGCACCGGGTCGACCCGGACGTCCCGATCGAGGAGACGGTCGGCGCGATGTCCGAGCTCGTACAGGCCGGAAAGGTGCGCCACCTCGGCCTCTCCGAGGCGGGCGCGGCAACGATCCGCCGTGCGCACGCCGTGCACCCGATCGCGGCGCTGCAGAGCGAATGGTCGCTGTGGACGCGGGAGTTGGAGGCGGAGATCGCCCCGGTCTGCCGTGAGCTCGGGGTCGGCCTGGTGCCGTTCTCGCCGCTCGGCCGGGGTTTCCTGACCGGCCGCTACACCTCGGCCGACAGCTTCTCCGCGTCCGACATGCGCCGCTCCCAGCCGCGTTTCGCGGACGGCAACCTCGAACAGAACCTCGCGATCGTGGACCACCTCAACGCCCTGGCCGCCGAGAAGGGCGTCACCGCCGGGCAGTTGGCGCTGGCCTGGGTGCAGCACCGTGGCGCGGACGTGGTGCCGATCCCCGGCACTCGCCGCCAGAAGTACCTGGAGGAGAACCTCGCCGCCGTGACGGTCGAGCTGTCGCAGGAGGAGCTGGCGGCGATCGACGCGGCCGCTCCGGCGGGCAAGGTCGCGGGCACCCGCTACGACGAGAACAGCCTGCGCTTCGTCAACGGCTGA
- a CDS encoding MarR family winged helix-turn-helix transcriptional regulator codes for MSTAYEGSTPGFLVWRLSMKWRVAVDRAVAPLGLTHAQYSLLASLYGLEYSGVQPTQRQLADQTGLEALYVSKLARASESAGLVERTKDPADSRAVRLALTGEGREVVQRAIQVVRELHGRMLAPLGGLDGARTKALARELTALLDVSLDIIEE; via the coding sequence ATGAGTACGGCATACGAAGGCTCGACGCCCGGTTTCCTGGTCTGGCGCCTGTCCATGAAGTGGCGGGTCGCCGTCGACCGGGCGGTGGCACCTCTGGGGCTGACGCACGCGCAGTACTCACTGCTCGCCTCGCTGTACGGCCTGGAGTACTCCGGAGTGCAGCCCACCCAGCGTCAACTCGCCGACCAGACGGGCCTGGAGGCGCTGTACGTCTCCAAGCTGGCCCGCGCCTCCGAGTCCGCCGGGCTCGTGGAGCGGACCAAGGACCCGGCCGACTCGCGGGCCGTCCGCCTCGCGCTCACTGGGGAAGGGCGTGAGGTCGTCCAGAGGGCGATCCAGGTCGTACGGGAGCTGCACGGACGGATGTTGGCGCCGCTCGGAGGGCTGGACGGCGCACGGACCAAAGCGCTCGCCAGAGAGCTGACGGCGCTGCTCGACGTATCACTCGACATCATCGAGGAGTAG
- a CDS encoding MarR family transcriptional regulator, protein MTTAPTTVNGQVIGQAHYATRALLEGLLVKSGASFHQGLGLNYVAAQGGSADIEAIVGGLVGGVKIDAALARAVVDELIAAKLLEAAPGDVVRFTDAGAELHAYTRAAGAKLTARLYGDIPAADLETAGRVLALVTQRANAELAAS, encoded by the coding sequence ATGACCACTGCACCCACCACCGTCAACGGCCAGGTCATAGGCCAGGCCCACTACGCGACCCGCGCCCTCCTGGAGGGCCTGCTGGTCAAGAGCGGCGCCAGCTTCCATCAGGGGCTCGGGCTCAACTACGTTGCTGCGCAAGGCGGTTCCGCCGACATCGAGGCGATCGTCGGTGGGCTGGTCGGCGGAGTGAAGATCGACGCGGCGCTCGCCCGTGCGGTCGTCGACGAGCTGATCGCTGCGAAGCTGCTGGAGGCGGCACCGGGCGACGTGGTCCGTTTCACGGACGCGGGGGCCGAGCTGCACGCGTACACGCGCGCAGCGGGCGCCAAGCTCACGGCGCGGCTGTACGGGGACATCCCGGCCGCCGACCTGGAGACCGCGGGACGCGTCCTGGCCCTGGTCACCCAGCGCGCCAACGCGGAACTCGCGGCCTCCTGA
- a CDS encoding FAD-dependent monooxygenase — MSKRVLISGASVSGPSLAYWLVRQGWDVTVVERAPRLRADGYAVDFRGDALGLLEDMGILDEVRGHETHMLGTDLIDADGVRTGELPAEAFAGELEVPKPDLTRILHRITADDVHYVFDDSISALAQDGTGVHVEFERGRPADFDLAVGADGVYSTVRRLAFGPHQEFVKHLGMSGAYFTTANHLGLDHRGLLYTAPGHAVYTFSSDDPDRLKVSLSFATDSADVDRLDRARQEDLARAACADAGWEVPHLLKEMTAATDYFFASACQVELDRWSDGRVVLVGDAGYCAAPTSGMGTSQALIGAHTLAARLARHGGDHTTAFCEYEKQLRPYVAANQEIGREGAKRFGA; from the coding sequence ATGAGCAAGCGCGTACTGATTTCGGGTGCGAGCGTTTCCGGGCCGTCCCTGGCGTACTGGTTGGTGCGGCAGGGCTGGGACGTGACCGTCGTGGAACGCGCCCCGCGGCTGCGTGCTGATGGTTACGCGGTGGACTTCCGAGGCGATGCCCTCGGGCTGCTCGAGGACATGGGCATCCTGGACGAGGTGCGCGGCCACGAGACGCACATGCTCGGCACCGACCTGATCGACGCCGACGGCGTCAGGACAGGGGAGCTGCCCGCTGAGGCGTTCGCCGGTGAACTGGAGGTGCCCAAGCCCGACTTGACGCGCATCCTGCACCGCATCACCGCCGATGACGTGCACTACGTCTTCGACGACTCGATCAGCGCGCTGGCGCAGGACGGGACGGGTGTGCACGTGGAGTTCGAGCGCGGTCGCCCCGCCGACTTCGACCTGGCGGTCGGGGCCGACGGCGTGTACTCGACGGTGCGCCGCCTGGCCTTCGGACCGCACCAGGAGTTCGTGAAGCACCTGGGCATGTCCGGCGCCTACTTCACCACGGCCAACCACCTCGGCCTCGACCACCGGGGCCTGCTGTACACGGCGCCGGGGCACGCCGTGTACACATTCAGCTCCGACGACCCGGACCGGCTGAAGGTCAGCCTGTCGTTCGCCACCGACTCCGCGGACGTGGACCGGCTGGACCGCGCGCGGCAGGAGGACCTGGCGCGTGCCGCGTGCGCCGACGCCGGCTGGGAAGTCCCGCACCTGCTCAAGGAGATGACGGCTGCCACCGACTACTTCTTCGCCTCCGCCTGCCAGGTCGAGCTGGACCGCTGGTCCGACGGCCGCGTGGTGCTGGTCGGCGACGCCGGGTACTGCGCCGCGCCGACGTCCGGCATGGGGACGTCCCAGGCCCTCATCGGCGCGCACACCCTCGCCGCACGTCTCGCCCGGCACGGCGGCGACCACACCACCGCGTTCTGCGAGTACGAGAAGCAGTTGCGGCCGTACGTCGCCGCCAATCAGGAGATCGGCCGCGAGGGCGCCAAGCGGTTCGGTGCCTGA
- a CDS encoding LysR family transcriptional regulator, protein MELRDIEIFLALAEELHFGRTAERLHVTPSRVSHAVKKQERRIGAPLFERTSRTVRLTATGEQLVKTLRPAYQQILDGIDEVSASAQDSDGTLALGTMGLQGWLIRDAIDRFQARLPAARLVQKDISPVDPLTPLHTGEVDVAHLWLPVHEPDITVGPVTHTSPLMVMMAASHPYADRESVCLEDFGDLTFLSHRSPIPAYMEEVFQPFYTPSGRPIARGPEVATWDDQLKATFAGHAVAGTSAEAARFYPWPDLVYIPVRDAPPVRWAFAWRTDNRNPLIRAFAEAASAEGK, encoded by the coding sequence ATGGAGCTGCGGGACATTGAGATCTTTCTGGCACTGGCAGAGGAACTGCACTTCGGCCGCACCGCCGAGCGTCTGCACGTCACGCCGTCGCGAGTGAGTCACGCGGTCAAGAAGCAGGAACGCCGCATCGGCGCTCCGCTGTTCGAGCGCACCTCCCGCACGGTCCGCCTCACCGCGACCGGCGAGCAGTTGGTCAAGACCCTGCGGCCCGCCTACCAGCAGATCCTCGACGGGATCGACGAAGTGTCCGCGTCCGCCCAGGACTCGGACGGCACGCTCGCTCTCGGCACCATGGGTCTGCAGGGCTGGCTCATCCGCGACGCCATCGACCGCTTCCAGGCCCGCCTTCCGGCTGCACGGCTGGTCCAGAAGGACATCAGCCCCGTCGACCCGCTGACCCCGCTGCACACGGGCGAGGTCGATGTGGCCCACCTGTGGCTGCCGGTGCACGAACCCGACATCACCGTCGGTCCGGTCACCCACACCTCACCGCTCATGGTGATGATGGCCGCCTCCCACCCGTACGCCGACCGCGAGTCGGTCTGCCTGGAGGACTTCGGCGATCTGACCTTCCTCTCCCACCGGTCCCCGATCCCGGCGTACATGGAGGAGGTCTTCCAGCCCTTCTACACCCCCTCCGGTCGCCCCATCGCCCGCGGCCCGGAAGTCGCCACCTGGGACGATCAGCTCAAGGCGACCTTCGCCGGGCATGCCGTCGCAGGCACCAGCGCTGAGGCGGCCCGCTTCTACCCCTGGCCCGATCTGGTCTACATCCCCGTACGCGACGCGCCCCCCGTCCGCTGGGCGTTCGCCTGGCGCACCGACAATCGCAACCCTCTGATCCGCGCCTTCGCGGAGGCCGCGTCAGCGGAGGGCAAGTGA
- a CDS encoding DUF397 domain-containing protein, translated as MSTALTWFKSSYSSDEGGACLEVAYDWRKSSYSSSEGGACVEVAAHPTAVHIRDSKNPEGPHFTVAPEAWTAFLNARS; from the coding sequence ATGAGCACCGCACTGACCTGGTTCAAGTCGAGCTACAGCAGCGACGAAGGCGGCGCCTGCCTCGAAGTCGCCTACGACTGGCGGAAGTCGAGCTACAGCAGCAGCGAGGGCGGCGCCTGCGTAGAGGTCGCCGCCCACCCCACCGCCGTACACATCCGCGACTCCAAGAACCCCGAAGGCCCGCACTTCACGGTCGCGCCGGAGGCCTGGACCGCCTTCCTCAACGCCCGTTCCTGA
- a CDS encoding helix-turn-helix domain-containing protein, which yields MSPGKRPPKNPSAMKMVGDLVALFRKAAGFTQAALAGRLVVAESTIAAIEQGRRPLLPDMAVAMDQVLDTKGALAVAVAGMPEIDQYPMWAESYIQHEREAIALSWYDTLVVPGLLQTSEYARTLLGQRVPAYDEDEIETRTAGRVERQEILHRKYPPTLSFIVWEPALKMAISEPLVRAAQLRFLRECADLPGLSLQVLPLDAPENAGTAGPFILLETSDHQHLAYTESQRGSQWVSAPGEVSVLERKYAMLRSQALTPKATKGLLDRLLGEQ from the coding sequence ATGAGCCCGGGAAAGCGTCCACCGAAGAACCCGTCCGCGATGAAGATGGTCGGCGACCTGGTGGCCCTGTTCCGCAAGGCGGCCGGGTTCACGCAGGCGGCGCTCGCCGGGCGGCTGGTGGTGGCGGAGTCCACGATCGCCGCGATCGAGCAGGGCAGGAGGCCGCTGCTGCCGGACATGGCGGTGGCGATGGACCAAGTCCTGGACACGAAGGGCGCGTTGGCGGTTGCGGTGGCGGGGATGCCGGAGATCGACCAGTACCCCATGTGGGCCGAGTCGTACATCCAACACGAGCGGGAGGCCATCGCTCTCTCCTGGTACGACACCCTGGTCGTCCCTGGCCTGCTCCAGACATCCGAGTACGCCCGCACGCTCCTCGGGCAGCGCGTGCCCGCGTACGACGAGGACGAGATCGAGACGAGGACGGCGGGCCGCGTCGAGCGTCAGGAGATCCTGCACCGCAAGTACCCGCCGACGCTGAGCTTCATCGTCTGGGAGCCCGCACTCAAGATGGCCATCTCCGAACCGCTCGTGCGCGCGGCCCAGTTGAGGTTTCTGCGCGAGTGCGCGGATCTCCCCGGCCTGTCCCTGCAGGTCCTTCCGCTCGACGCTCCCGAGAACGCCGGAACCGCAGGTCCGTTCATCCTCCTGGAGACCTCGGACCACCAGCACCTCGCATACACCGAGTCGCAGCGCGGAAGCCAGTGGGTTTCCGCCCCGGGCGAAGTCTCCGTCCTCGAACGCAAATATGCGATGCTGCGGTCACAGGCCCTCACGCCGAAAGCGACCAAGGGCCTGCTGGACCGGCTGCTAGGAGAGCAATGA
- a CDS encoding ATP-binding protein codes for MEPVQFRERFYRRERQSVPAAREFTREALADWGVRDRSYDILLCVSELVTNALVHGVPPGRGFLLRVLPYEGGVRVEVHDSGDGVPAIPRPDADADGGRGLLLVEALSDKWDVGERDPGKVVWCEFGLRT; via the coding sequence ATGGAACCTGTGCAATTCCGTGAGCGCTTCTACCGTCGCGAACGCCAATCCGTCCCCGCCGCGCGGGAGTTCACGCGCGAGGCGCTGGCCGACTGGGGTGTGCGGGATCGCTCGTACGACATCCTGCTCTGCGTGAGCGAGCTCGTGACCAATGCCCTGGTGCACGGTGTCCCGCCCGGCCGCGGCTTCCTTCTGCGCGTGCTGCCGTACGAGGGCGGGGTGCGCGTCGAGGTCCACGACAGCGGCGACGGCGTACCGGCCATACCGCGACCGGACGCGGACGCCGACGGCGGCAGGGGTCTGCTCCTGGTGGAGGCCCTCTCCGACAAGTGGGACGTGGGGGAGCGGGACCCGGGCAAGGTGGTGTGGTGCGAATTCGGGCTGCGTACGTGA
- a CDS encoding GH92 family glycosyl hydrolase, producing the protein MPLRSRRRRNSATVLVATAFALVVSAQGAAVARPAQPQQQGGEFTSSFEEGQPQPDWRNTVEVGSDGQKRSSGVEGGFISGIPGNVTDQVTDVRASGENTDGGEVKENLVDGDSATKWLAFTPTAWAEFDLDEPVKVVTYALTSANDHAERDPKDWTLQGSADGTTWTTLDTRKGETFSGRFQTKSYDFANDTAYAHYRLNVTANGGANDALQLADVQFSNGDTSTPPPSDMRTQVDNGPTSSPTAKARAGFTGTKALRYAGTQSGTGHAYSYNKVFDVNTRIAKDTQLSYKVFPAMAETDLNYPATNVSVDLAFTDGTYLSDLGALDSNGGLLTPQGQGAAKRLYVNQWNAVASRIGTVAAGKTVDRVLVAYDSPKGPAKFQGWIDDIKIAPKAPEKRLAHLSDYALTTRGTNSSGSFSRGNNFPATAVPNGFNFWTPVTNAGSTSWLYDYARGNNADNLPTLQAFSASHEPSPWMGDRQTFQLMPSVASGTPDADRTKRAMPFRHENETAKPHYYGVTFENGLKAEMTPTDHAAMMRFTYPGDDASMIFDNVTNDGGLTLDPATRSFSGFSDVKSGGSTGATRLFVYGTFDTPVTDSGKLKGGGGDDVTGYLRFKPGKNRTVTLKLATSLISLDQAKDNLRQELPASATFAGTEARAQSAWDKILKKVEVEGATQDQLTTLYSSLYRLYLYPNSGSEKVGSKVQYASPFSKATGENTPTRTGAKIVDGQVYVNNGFWDTYRTTWPAYSFLTPKKAGTLVDGFVQQYKDGGWTSRWSSPGYADLMTGTSSDVAFADAYVKGVTNFDAKAAYEAAVKNATVVPPSSGVGRKGMDTSPFLGYTSTSTGEGMSWAMEGYVNDYGIAKMGEALYEKTHEKRYKEESAYFLNRAQDYVKLFDSKAGFFQGKDLQGNWRVDSSKFDPRIWGYDYTETNAWGMAFTAPQDSRGLANLYGGQDDLAKKLDTYFSTPETASPDVAGSYGGVIHEMTEARDVRMGQYGHSNQVAHHITYMYDAAGRPWKTQEKVREVMSRLYTGSEIGQGYHGDEDNGEQSAWYLFSSLGFYPLVMGSGEYAIGSPQFTKATVHLENGHDLVVKAPKNSTKNIYIQSLKVNGKSWNSTALPNGLLERGGTLDFSMGSKPSAWGSGKNAAPVSIEKDDKVPAPREDKITATGPLFDNTSATAGEFTSADLPVAGPVRPVQYTLTSSDRTKAPSAWTLQGSNDGTKWTSLDERTGQSFTWDKQTRVFSVAHPGTYKNYRLVNSGTATLAEVELLS; encoded by the coding sequence ATGCCGCTCAGATCCCGGCGGAGAAGGAACTCCGCAACCGTCCTGGTGGCGACCGCCTTCGCGCTCGTCGTCTCGGCCCAGGGCGCGGCCGTCGCCCGGCCCGCCCAACCCCAGCAGCAGGGGGGCGAGTTCACGTCCTCCTTCGAAGAGGGACAACCACAGCCCGACTGGCGCAACACCGTTGAAGTGGGGTCCGACGGGCAGAAGCGCTCATCCGGTGTGGAAGGGGGCTTCATCAGTGGAATACCGGGCAATGTGACGGACCAGGTCACCGATGTCCGGGCGAGCGGCGAGAACACCGACGGCGGGGAGGTCAAGGAGAACCTCGTCGACGGGGACTCCGCCACGAAATGGCTGGCCTTTACACCGACTGCCTGGGCCGAGTTCGACCTGGACGAACCGGTCAAGGTCGTGACGTACGCGCTCACTTCGGCCAACGACCACGCCGAGCGCGACCCCAAGGACTGGACCCTGCAGGGTTCGGCCGACGGGACCACCTGGACGACGCTGGACACCCGCAAGGGTGAAACCTTCTCCGGGCGCTTCCAGACGAAGTCGTACGACTTCGCCAATGACACGGCCTATGCGCACTACCGGCTGAACGTCACCGCCAATGGTGGAGCCAATGACGCTCTGCAGCTCGCGGACGTTCAGTTCTCGAACGGTGACACCAGCACCCCGCCGCCGTCCGACATGCGCACCCAGGTCGACAACGGCCCCACCAGCTCCCCCACGGCGAAGGCACGCGCGGGCTTCACGGGCACGAAGGCGCTGCGCTACGCGGGCACGCAGTCGGGCACCGGGCACGCCTACTCGTACAACAAGGTCTTCGACGTCAATACACGCATCGCCAAGGACACCCAGCTCTCCTACAAGGTGTTCCCCGCGATGGCGGAGACGGACCTCAACTACCCCGCCACCAATGTGTCGGTCGACCTCGCCTTCACGGACGGCACCTATCTGAGTGATCTGGGTGCCCTCGACAGCAACGGCGGGCTCCTCACGCCCCAGGGCCAGGGCGCCGCCAAGCGGCTCTACGTCAACCAGTGGAACGCCGTCGCCTCGCGCATCGGCACGGTCGCGGCAGGCAAGACCGTCGACCGGGTGCTCGTCGCATACGACTCCCCCAAGGGCCCGGCGAAGTTCCAGGGCTGGATCGACGACATCAAGATCGCGCCCAAGGCCCCGGAGAAGCGCCTGGCGCATCTTTCGGACTACGCGCTGACCACCCGGGGCACCAACTCCAGCGGCTCCTTCTCGCGCGGCAACAACTTCCCCGCGACCGCCGTGCCCAATGGCTTCAACTTCTGGACGCCGGTCACCAACGCCGGCTCCACCAGCTGGCTCTACGACTACGCGCGCGGAAACAACGCGGACAACCTGCCGACACTCCAGGCCTTCTCCGCGAGCCACGAGCCGAGCCCCTGGATGGGCGACCGGCAGACCTTCCAGCTGATGCCGTCGGTGGCCTCCGGCACCCCGGACGCCGACCGCACCAAGCGGGCCATGCCCTTCCGCCACGAGAACGAGACGGCGAAGCCCCACTACTACGGGGTCACCTTCGAGAACGGTCTCAAGGCGGAGATGACGCCGACCGACCACGCGGCGATGATGCGGTTCACCTATCCCGGTGACGACGCGAGCATGATCTTCGACAACGTCACCAACGACGGCGGCCTGACCCTCGACCCGGCCACCCGCTCCTTCTCCGGCTTCTCCGACGTCAAGAGCGGCGGCTCCACAGGAGCGACCCGCCTCTTCGTGTACGGGACCTTCGACACCCCCGTCACCGACAGCGGCAAGCTCAAGGGCGGGGGCGGCGACGACGTCACCGGCTACCTCCGCTTCAAGCCGGGCAAGAACCGGACCGTCACCCTCAAGCTGGCCACCTCGCTGATCAGCCTCGACCAGGCGAAGGACAACCTCCGCCAGGAGCTCCCGGCCTCCGCGACCTTCGCGGGCACCGAGGCGCGCGCCCAGTCCGCCTGGGACAAGATCCTCAAGAAGGTCGAGGTGGAGGGCGCCACGCAGGACCAGCTCACCACCCTCTACTCCTCGCTCTACCGGCTGTACCTCTACCCCAACTCCGGTTCGGAGAAGGTCGGTTCGAAGGTCCAGTACGCCAGCCCCTTCTCCAAGGCGACCGGTGAGAACACCCCGACCCGGACCGGCGCGAAGATCGTCGACGGTCAGGTCTACGTCAACAACGGCTTCTGGGACACCTACCGCACGACCTGGCCCGCGTACTCCTTCCTCACCCCGAAGAAGGCGGGCACGCTCGTCGACGGCTTCGTCCAGCAGTACAAGGACGGCGGCTGGACCTCCCGCTGGTCGTCGCCCGGCTACGCGGACCTGATGACCGGCACCAGCTCGGACGTGGCCTTCGCGGACGCGTACGTCAAGGGCGTCACCAACTTCGACGCGAAGGCGGCGTACGAGGCGGCCGTGAAGAACGCCACGGTCGTCCCCCCGAGCTCGGGCGTCGGCCGCAAGGGCATGGACACCTCCCCCTTCCTCGGATACACCTCGACCTCCACCGGCGAGGGCATGTCCTGGGCGATGGAGGGCTACGTCAACGACTACGGCATCGCCAAGATGGGCGAGGCCCTCTACGAGAAGACCCACGAGAAGCGCTACAAGGAGGAGTCCGCGTACTTCCTCAACCGCGCCCAGGACTACGTGAAGCTCTTCGACTCGAAGGCCGGCTTCTTCCAGGGCAAGGACCTCCAGGGCAACTGGCGCGTGGACTCCTCGAAGTTCGACCCGCGCATCTGGGGCTACGACTACACGGAGACCAACGCCTGGGGCATGGCCTTCACCGCCCCGCAGGACTCGCGCGGCCTCGCCAACCTCTACGGCGGCCAGGACGACCTCGCGAAGAAGCTCGACACGTACTTCTCGACACCGGAGACCGCGTCTCCCGACGTCGCCGGTTCCTACGGCGGTGTCATCCACGAGATGACCGAGGCGCGTGACGTGCGGATGGGCCAGTACGGCCACAGCAACCAGGTCGCGCACCACATCACCTACATGTACGACGCGGCCGGCCGGCCCTGGAAGACCCAGGAGAAGGTCCGCGAGGTGATGAGCCGCCTCTACACGGGCAGCGAGATCGGCCAGGGCTACCACGGCGACGAGGACAACGGCGAGCAGTCGGCCTGGTACCTCTTCTCCTCGCTCGGCTTCTACCCGCTCGTCATGGGCAGCGGCGAATACGCCATCGGCTCCCCGCAGTTCACCAAGGCGACCGTCCATCTGGAGAACGGCCACGACCTGGTCGTCAAGGCGCCGAAGAACAGCACCAAGAACATCTACATCCAGTCGCTGAAGGTCAACGGCAAGTCCTGGAACTCCACCGCCCTCCCGAACGGCCTTCTGGAGCGCGGCGGCACGCTGGACTTCTCGATGGGCTCGAAGCCGTCCGCGTGGGGCTCGGGCAAGAACGCGGCCCCCGTCTCCATCGAGAAGGACGACAAGGTCCCCGCCCCGCGCGAGGACAAGATCACCGCAACCGGCCCGCTCTTCGACAACACCTCTGCCACCGCAGGGGAGTTCACCTCGGCGGACCTCCCGGTCGCGGGCCCCGTGCGCCCGGTCCAGTACACGCTCACCTCGTCCGACAGGACGAAGGCACCGTCCGCCTGGACCCTGCAGGGCTCCAACGACGGTACGAAGTGGACCTCGCTGGACGAGCGCACCGGCCAGTCCTTCACCTGGGACAAGCAGACCCGGGTCTTCTCGGTGGCGCACCCCGGTACGTACAAGAACTACCGTCTCGTGAACTCGGGCACGGCGACTCTGGCGGAGGTGGAGCTGCTCTCCTGA
- the ngcE gene encoding N-acetylglucosamine/diacetylchitobiose ABC transporter substrate-binding protein: MTTRIGSLDRRMFLRGAIAAAAMGSMAVACGSPSSDSGDTDKPKGETSAKNPFGVAKNSKVEACIFNGGYGTDYVGYANKVIGSQIAGVSVTVKPVVDIAPELQPRFVGGNPPDLIDNSGEDQIGFLSILDQLETLDDVLEANNYEGKKIADTIYAGVKAPGTFNGKFVGLNYVMTVYGVWYSKTLFAANGWTAPKTWDEAYELGKKAKEKGKYLWVFGKEAATYYQTLVIDSAIKEGGDEVRISLEKLEADSWSQKPIQDILKVLEKMVKEGMFVPGGSGTQFQKAQAAWSNDQKALLYPTGGWIENEMKKATKADFQMTGIPEFTVTSSPKMPYEAVHAAAGEPFMVPKKAKNAAGGKETLRAMLSKEAASNFSKTKLAPTIVKDTVPADGYGSTALVSQSKMLADAGENIFDHKFVGAYGINTDMLVPWNSFLAGDLDAAGLTKALQKISDKIRNDDSIKKFEVS, translated from the coding sequence ATGACGACTCGTATCGGGTCTCTTGACAGGCGGATGTTCCTGCGAGGGGCGATCGCAGCAGCGGCCATGGGGTCGATGGCGGTTGCGTGTGGCTCTCCCTCCTCCGACAGCGGTGACACGGACAAGCCGAAGGGCGAGACCTCGGCCAAGAACCCCTTCGGTGTCGCCAAGAACTCCAAGGTCGAAGCCTGCATCTTCAACGGCGGCTACGGCACTGACTACGTCGGATACGCCAACAAGGTCATCGGCAGCCAGATCGCCGGTGTCTCGGTGACGGTCAAGCCGGTCGTCGACATCGCCCCGGAGCTCCAGCCCCGGTTCGTCGGCGGCAACCCGCCGGACCTCATCGACAACTCCGGTGAGGACCAGATCGGCTTCCTCAGCATTCTCGACCAGCTCGAGACGCTTGATGACGTCCTCGAGGCCAACAACTACGAGGGCAAGAAGATCGCCGACACGATCTACGCCGGCGTGAAGGCCCCCGGAACGTTCAACGGCAAGTTCGTCGGCCTCAACTACGTGATGACGGTCTACGGCGTCTGGTACTCCAAGACGCTGTTCGCGGCGAACGGCTGGACCGCGCCGAAGACGTGGGACGAGGCGTACGAGCTCGGCAAGAAGGCGAAGGAGAAGGGCAAGTACCTCTGGGTCTTCGGCAAGGAAGCCGCCACGTACTACCAGACGCTGGTCATCGACTCCGCGATCAAGGAGGGTGGCGACGAGGTCCGCATCTCCCTGGAGAAGCTGGAGGCGGACTCCTGGTCGCAGAAGCCCATCCAGGACATCCTCAAGGTCCTCGAGAAGATGGTCAAGGAGGGAATGTTCGTCCCTGGCGGCTCCGGCACCCAGTTCCAGAAGGCGCAGGCGGCCTGGAGCAACGACCAGAAGGCGCTCCTCTACCCGACCGGTGGCTGGATCGAGAACGAGATGAAGAAGGCCACCAAGGCCGACTTCCAGATGACCGGTATTCCGGAGTTCACGGTCACCAGCAGCCCGAAGATGCCTTACGAGGCGGTTCACGCTGCCGCGGGCGAGCCGTTCATGGTTCCCAAGAAGGCCAAGAACGCGGCGGGCGGCAAGGAGACGCTGCGGGCGATGCTGTCCAAGGAGGCGGCCTCCAACTTCTCCAAGACGAAGCTCGCCCCGACGATCGTCAAGGACACCGTCCCCGCCGACGGCTACGGATCGACGGCGCTGGTCTCGCAGTCGAAGATGCTCGCCGACGCGGGCGAGAACATCTTCGACCACAAGTTCGTCGGCGCCTACGGGATCAACACCGACATGCTGGTGCCGTGGAACTCGTTCCTTGCCGGTGACCTCGACGCAGCCGGCCTGACCAAGGCTCTGCAGAAGATCTCCGACAAGATCCGGAACGACGACTCCATCAAGAAGTTCGAGGTTAGCTAG